In Gopherus flavomarginatus isolate rGopFla2 chromosome 5, rGopFla2.mat.asm, whole genome shotgun sequence, one DNA window encodes the following:
- the CCDC86 gene encoding coiled-coil domain-containing protein 86, producing the protein MIQDKPLRTSWERKMKERQEKKIVKDFARHLQEEKQREREEKKQRRKENLKRRLENERKAEIVQVIRNPLKLKRAKKKQLRRIEKRDTLALLQKHQVQRKEAKE; encoded by the exons ATGATTCAGGACAAGCCACTCCGCACCTCCTGGGAGCGAAAGATGAAAGAGCGCCAGGAGAAGAAAATAGTCAAGGATTTTGCCCGGCATCTTCAGGAGGAAAAACAGAGGGAGCGTGAG GAGAAGAAGCAGCGCCGAAAAGAGAACTTGAAACGACGCCTGGAGAATGAGCGGAAGGCGGAGATCGTACAAGTG ATCCGGAATCCGCTCAAGTTGAAGCGTGCCAAGAAGAAGCAGCTGCGCCGAATCGAGAAGCGGGATACGCTGGCACTATTGCAGAAACACCAGGTGCAGCGCAAAGAGGCCAAGGAGTGA
- the LOC127052603 gene encoding uncharacterized protein LOC127052603 isoform X1 has protein sequence MAATVTESGGVKVVTEVIPQTDPRAAQLHSVAPHPSSAQVKGFRKAQPKALGAIQIISGFTQISFGIALMITESSAPALTVASGVYFWIGLLLVSSGSMLVETERRESVRLVKVCYIISGLVILATLTAMIIHSVEIGQDIPWCSMHEDGKMTPLNCSQNVYILSHGINSTFILLCFLELCTAIAALVYGYKALKQQDYTQMVL, from the exons ATGGCAGCAACGGTGACAGAATCCGGGGGAGTGAAGGTCGTCACAGAGGTCATCCCACAGACTGACCCCCGGGCTGCACAGCTGCACTCAGTGGCACCACATCCCAGCTCAGCCCAGGTCAAAGGCTTCAGGAAGGCACAGCCCAAGGCACTGGGG GCCATACAGATCATATCTGGTTTCACGCAGATCTCCTTTGGGATTGCCTTGATGATAActgaatcctcagccccagccctcaccGTAGCCAGCGGAGTCTACTTCTGGATCGGCTTGCTG CTCGTGTCCTCAGGATCCATGCTGGTGGAGACTGAGAGAAGAGAAAGCGTCCGGCTG GTGAAAGTCTGCTACATTATCAGCGGCCTGGTCATCCTGGCCACCCTGACAGCCATGATCATTCACAGCGTGGAGATCGGCCAAGACATCCCGTGGTGCAGCATGCATGAGGACGGCAAAATGACCCCGCTGAACTGCTCCCAAAATGTCTAC ATTCTGAGTCACGGGATTAACTCAACATTCATCCTGCTTTGCTTCTTGGAGCTGTGCACGGCCATCGCCGCCCTGGTGTATGGATACAAGGCCTTGAAACAGCAGGACTACACGCAGATG GTGCTGTGA
- the LOC127052603 gene encoding uncharacterized protein LOC127052603 isoform X2, with amino-acid sequence MAATVTESGGVKVVTEVIPQTDPRAAQLHSVAPHPSSAQVKGFRKAQPKALGAIQIISGFTQISFGIALMITESSAPALTVASGVYFWIGLLVKVCYIISGLVILATLTAMIIHSVEIGQDIPWCSMHEDGKMTPLNCSQNVYILSHGINSTFILLCFLELCTAIAALVYGYKALKQQDYTQMVL; translated from the exons ATGGCAGCAACGGTGACAGAATCCGGGGGAGTGAAGGTCGTCACAGAGGTCATCCCACAGACTGACCCCCGGGCTGCACAGCTGCACTCAGTGGCACCACATCCCAGCTCAGCCCAGGTCAAAGGCTTCAGGAAGGCACAGCCCAAGGCACTGGGG GCCATACAGATCATATCTGGTTTCACGCAGATCTCCTTTGGGATTGCCTTGATGATAActgaatcctcagccccagccctcaccGTAGCCAGCGGAGTCTACTTCTGGATCGGCTTGCTG GTGAAAGTCTGCTACATTATCAGCGGCCTGGTCATCCTGGCCACCCTGACAGCCATGATCATTCACAGCGTGGAGATCGGCCAAGACATCCCGTGGTGCAGCATGCATGAGGACGGCAAAATGACCCCGCTGAACTGCTCCCAAAATGTCTAC ATTCTGAGTCACGGGATTAACTCAACATTCATCCTGCTTTGCTTCTTGGAGCTGTGCACGGCCATCGCCGCCCTGGTGTATGGATACAAGGCCTTGAAACAGCAGGACTACACGCAGATG GTGCTGTGA